A genomic window from Lycium barbarum isolate Lr01 chromosome 4, ASM1917538v2, whole genome shotgun sequence includes:
- the LOC132635816 gene encoding F-box/LRR-repeat protein 4-like, giving the protein MEKLGDDLLALIMSRIDDSAYRKSISQVSKQWFRVEGLTRSSLRVFEPNLLINFLSRFPNLLKFESSEEITNTHLQILAEKCPRIQVLNLNFKKKNRFYDENLVLDDDFDEKGLSFIAKGCSCLNTVCLRKRSGVGDDGVAFLVKFLPKLLTLDLSFCDKVSDEALRVIGSVSSSLKNLNLQGCWLVSDTGLKSLAEGPVRMTLKKLILAECDRITDCAVLSLMKLCCLEELDLGECGPNVTDVAGEAIASSETVKRLNLSWLVNVSDATVVALAEGCKNLNALNLTGCEFVTGEGVCTLTKHRSLKELVLTSCEKLSGYDLEELVLGCQTLEHIVVDRRLRFWFPMEVQDNIMRQYCWIDWK; this is encoded by the coding sequence ATGGAAAAATTGGGAGATGATCTGTTAGCTTTGATTATGAGTAGGATTGATGACTCTGCCTATAGAAAATCCATTTCCCAAGTTTCTAAGCAATGGTTCAGAGTTGAAGGTTTAACTCGATCATCTCTACGTGTTTTTGAACCCAATCTTCTCATTAATTTCCTTTCAAGATTCCCAAATTTGCTAAAATTTGAATCATCTGAAGAAATCACCAATACCCATCTTCAAATCTTGGCTGAAAAATGCCCAAGAATCCAAGTTCTTAACCTTAACTTCAAGAAAAAGAACAGATTTTATGATGAAAATCTAGTCTTGGATGATGATTTTGATGAAAAGGGGTTGTCTTTTATTGCAAAGGGTTGTTCTTGTCTTAATACAGTTTGTTTGAGAAAGAGAAGTGGAGTTGGGGATGATGGGGTTGCTTTTCTTGTTAAGTTTTTGCCAAAGTTGTTAACTTTAGACTTGAGTTTTTGTGATAAGGTTAGTGATGAAGCACTTAGAGTTATTGGAAGTGTTAGTAGCTCTTTGAAGAACTTGAATTTACAGGGTTGTTGGTTGGTATCCGATACCGGCTTGAAATCATTAGCAGAAGGACCTGTTAGGATGACTTTGAAGAAACTAATTCTTGCTGAATGTGATAGGATTACAGATTGTGCAGTGTTGAGTTTGATGAAATTATGTTGTTTGGAGGAATTGGATTTGGGAGAATGTGGGCCGAATGTGACTGATGTTGCTGGTGAGGCTATTGCTTCAAGTGAGACTGTTAAGAGATTGAACTTGTCGTGGCTTGTTAATGTATCTGATGCTACTGTTGTTGCTCTTGCTGAAGGTTGCAAGAATCTGAATGCTCTTAATTTAACTGGCTGTGAATTTGTCACTGGTGAAGGTGTCTGTACTTTGACAAAGCATAGGTCATTGAAAGAGCTCGTTTTGACTAGTTGCGAAAAGCTTAGTGGATATGATTTGGAAGAGTTGGTACTAGGATGCCAAACATTAGAGCACATTGTGGTTGACAGACGATTAAGGTTTTGGTTCCCTATGGAAGTGCAGGATAATATCATGAGACAATACTGTTGGATAGATTGGAAATAA